NNNNNNNNNNNNNNNNNNNNNNNNNNNNNNNNNNNNNNNNNNNNNNNNNNNNNNNNNNNNNNNNNNNNNNNNNNNNNNNNNNNNNNNNNNNNNNNNNNNNNNNNNNNNNNNNNNNNNNNNNNNNNNNNNNNNNNNNNNNNNNNNNNNNNNNNNNNNNNNNNNNNNNNNNNNNNNNNNNNNNNNNNNNNNNNNNNNNNNNNNNNNNNNNNNNNNNNNNNNNNNNNNNNNNNNNNNNNNNNNNNNNNNNNAGATTTTCAACCTTAGCACAAGATAAATGAGGAATTGTCTCTATCACTATCATAACATAGAAGGCATTAAGTTATGTTTTCataatattacttttaaaggacaatcaaatttcaaaattgaaaaataatattatgagaaataaaatttaaacttgaattaagataaataatatttatctatatcTAGCTAGCGTTGAATTCTATCTTGAACAATATCACTATTATAAGTCATTTAGCAAATTTAAGACTATTCacaatatatataacaaaattaaaataagttgaaaattgcaaatttaaaatatactataagtttttaattttcaatttttaactttttaaatttgaattcaaagatAACTATCCATAGATATATattacaataaattaaattgtgtACTAATAATGTAAATTTAATATTGCTCAAATACACAAGTTAatgatttgtattattatatttttattataataaattaaatatattattaagtgcattatatattttattagttatttttaattataaaattattacattttaaatcatcCGCGCAACGCACGGGCACATATACTAGCACTACGTACTAGTAAATACTACTATACATTTTATTGCTATATAAGCTAACATCTTCCCCTGTCCCTTCTAAAGAAGAGTAGCAAAACATGAGTGCAAGAAACTTTATTTCAACAGCTCAATTATTAGTAATACTCATCTTCTTTATCTCCTCATTCTTCCATGTAAATGCCTTAACTTCATCTGTCAAAAATGGCAGAGAAGCCATAGAAGTCATAATTGGTGGAGGAGGAGATGTCCCTTCCATTGCTCCTGCTTATCCTCCATATTCATATTCTCCTCCTCCACAAGAACCACTTTGCCCTCTTCCTCCCCCTCCTCCAGAACCACTTTGTCCCCCTCCCATGCCCCCACCTCCTCCTCCTGAGCCACTTTGTCCCCCTCCCAtgtcaccaccaccaccaccacccccAATAATTCCAAATCCTCCCAAACTATCCCCACCCCCACCCAAACCCCCAAAAATTCCAAATCCTCCCAAACTATCCCCACGcccacccccacccacccccaaTTATCTACTAGCATCAGCCATAAGTGTCATTCAAAGATTTAGGAAGACAATAACTAGTGACCCCTCTGGCATTACAAAAACATGGGTAGGCAATGACATTTGCAAAGACCCAACCAAGTATATAGGTTTCATTTGCAACAATAACAAAGTTGTTGCTGTCAATTTCAATGGTAGAAACTTTAAGGGAAATCCTCTGTCTCTGAAAGATTTCATTAATGGAATCCCCACTCTGGAAATCTTCCATTCCAACTCCAACAACTTCACTGGAGAAATACCCAATAATATATCGACCCAGAGTATTCCTAATCTTTTCGAACTTGATTTGAGCAACAACAAATATGTTGGTTTTTTTCCAAAAGCTGTTCTTGGTGCCACCAGGTTAACTTATTTGGATCTCAGATTCAACCAGATAAAAGGTCCAGTAAACCCTCAAGTATTCACACTGGACCTTGATATTCTTTTTCTCAACAACAATTGTTTTTCCGGGAAAATCCCGGAAAATTTAGGCCGTACTGCTGCCCTGTATCTTACATTAGCCAACAATAAATTCATTGGTGAAATCCCCAAAAGCATTGGTCATGCCAAGGGAAACCTCCTTGAGGTTCTCTTCTTCAATAATCAACTTACTGGTTGCTTGCCTTATGAGATAGGCATGTTGAAATTGGCATCTGTATTTGATGCTAGTAAGAATAAATTAACAGGTCCGATCCCGCAATCTTTCGGGTGCCTTGAGCAAATGGAAGTGATGGATCTGTCTTACAATCAATTGTATGGGGAAGTGCCGGAAACATTGTGCAAGATCAGTAGCTTGGAGGAACTCACTTTGAAATACAACTATTTCACACAGATTGGACCGGAATGTCGGAAGTTGGTAAAGGAGAATGTACTTGATATTGGCATGAATTGCATTATTGATCTTGAGAACCAGAGAAAGCCGGAGGAATGCGAAACTTTCTTTTTGCAAAAGAGAAATTGCCGGGACATGAAGTCACTAAGCTATGTACCTTGTAAGATTCATGACTTCTCTTCTAGGAATAGTTCTTCAGGTCGAGCTCATACCGGCGATGCAAGGACTCGTTCGACTACTTATGCTGCCCTCAAGAAACCTCACCACTGATTTATCCAccatttataattttcataattaTAATAGCAATGTATGTTACAACACTGTTGACTTATATTTACTTGTTTTATGTATTGAATTTGTAAGTAATGACTATAATTAAGCTTCAGTCTTTTGGAGCAAGCTGTTGCGTCAATTagattaagaaaataacatgatCTTTACTCTTTAGGAATTAGGATCATCTGCTCTTTATCCGTGATTTCGTTTTTGCAGAGAACAAGcataagataaaaagaagaaaaaaaaaagaattaggaaGTAATCTTGTACATAAAGACATGAATTCCTGAATTTAGATCAAAAGGGAATTTTAGAAATTCAATTCGAGCATTAGATTTCATCTTCCATGATGGCATCATAACtgcaaataaataataatgacaaAAGAGATCGTCCATATTATGGAATACTCATCCCATCTGGACATGTATTCATAATTTCAAGGCAACAAAGTTAATGCATTAAAACATTTAATGCTTTAATTTAGCAGCCATACTGTGTATTCAACTTCTATCTACTTCTCTGAGTATGAATTTTCAAAGCTTGCTGATACCTGAGAAAATAAGAGGAGACAGAATAAAGCGTTCATAATAACTACATTTATTGTCTGTTCTTGATTCACCACACTTCCATTGTAGTCTTTGATTAGATATTGTTAATTTCTCTAGAACTATagtactattattttattagatCATCGAATCCATAGCCATGACTAATACTAAGCACAGAATTTAACCTCATATCTCCGGACAGTTATATATGAGACAACGtaacatttcataaaatccattcgataaaaaaaaaatacttagttcTGTATACAACTAGCTGCAGTAAATGTGCATAGACTTTGACAGAAGTAGTTGCATTATCATTTAAAGGAGAATTCATTAAGCAAAGccagaaagaaaaatagaaagagagttatttaatttttgtacctGTCCCCTGAACACTGGACCCTCCCTCCTTTCCTCTAgcataataaattcaaaattccacacatctttaaattatgaaaatcaCCTTATGACACAATTAATACATTGATGTTGGGACCAAGAAGAAGTTGCTACTGGTACCAAATTATATATGGTTGCGACAGAACGTATAGCTGTTGGGATCCATTCTTCCTATAACGAAATGTCCCAACATATCCTTCGAATTCACCAAATTCTCTTTACATAAGAACTCTTCACTTGTAATTCTATCCacttttttattaaaatcaTGCACAAAAACATGTGTTTTCGGATTTCCACACTTTTTGCTCCGTGCCAGTACTCCAGCAGTAAAAATAGCTGACATTCTACCGGGTGCCTCTGGCCAGTACCCTCTTGGTCCATCAACCAAAATAACATCCCAATTCACCTCATAGAATTGGTTAGGAAGATCATTTATCCCAAGTTTACACTCCGAAAACAACAAATTCTGGACCGGCTTACACTCATTCCGTATTTGTTCCTTCACTGCAGCAATCAACTCTTTCATTTCGCTCAATTTTGTTGTATACTGCACATCGTAAGCTTCAATTTCCGGATATTTCTCCTCAATGTAAGCAGCGTAATATCTATTTTCGTCAATGAAAACTGTTCTGCCATTGTGATTCAACGCTTTCCATAAAAGTGTCTCGTGTGTAAGTCCGAAAACAAGGAGATTGCAAGGTTGTTGACATTGTCGGAGAACATCAGCAATTTGTTTGATATCTGTATACGACATACGTTCAGTGTTGTTggaatttgatgcataatgtgTAAGAGCCCTTACAACTGCTTTTGATAATGGAGGATTAGTTGAAGCAGTTATGGAAGAGACCGCGGCGACAGAGGATGTGGTGAAGGATTCTCTAGTGTAAATAAGAGTAAGGAGGAATGCAATAGTGAGGAATGAAATAAATGCAAGAACCCATAAACGATACGAGGTTCCTTGTTTCTGGATATAAGGATGTAAGAGTATGAGTTTTGTATTATTGCCAATATTGTTCTTCATCTTTGTGTCCTTGTTAGGATGatcaaaatgatatatatatttgtttttttgtgAAAAGATTGAGTCAGAAATTTATGCAAAGTAGAATGGGCTTTAGTTAGGGAAGGGAGCTGAGCTTTAAAGAAATATGGACATGAGGATTGGCATATGATAGTATTAGTGTATGTAGTTTTATATGACAAACACAATTTGAACAGTATTGATATAAGGAGTTAATATCGTATGAGCCGATGAGTCATTGATAAAAACAAATACTACACTTAATCTTAACCAAAAGTCAAGAAAGGTATACTTTGTCTTTTAGAGGCGGAGTTAAGTGGGGGTTCGTGGGTTTGGATGAATCCAGTAGCTTTCCTGTGGATTCTGTacttgtattagaaaattaaataaatatatatgtatattaacttatGACCCCCTAAAAAAGTTGATTGATGGCATAGTAGAACCTTCAAACTCCTAATCCTGGCTCTGTCTCTGTAATGTCTTTTGTTTTATATGGGTGTTTTGACATTTCTACAAGGTGAATATTTTTGGTTTCTATCATTTGTATTTTCTAAGCAGGAAATTTATCCTCTTGATCATTTGTATTTTACTAGCAATTCACAGTTAGTTCAGTTATTTTAATATGACAAAACAAaagttttatgattttatttatagCTAGTAATGTTTAATTACtttaatttgacaaataaatatTTCGTGACTTAGCTATAAAGCGGATAAAATTCAATGATAATAcgggaaataaaatttattttagatgaaGCAATAATTTTTGAGAGCTTctgacttaaaattttaaatgcaTTGCAACTAAAGCAAACTGCAGGCTATCATGTTTTTTTGAATGAAGAAATTAGAGTCGCGCCAATATTGGATAGAGCAGACGTAAAGCAAACTCTTATTGGCAGAGTGAATTTGACTTGTTACATTTTCCTATTGACTATAAAGGCGAGTATATGATTTCGGCATAACCGATAAACATGCTCTTTAACTTAATCTTAATTGACATTTCtacttttcaacttttattaCATATAAGTAGgtacttaaacttatataaagttgaacaagtagacatatgTGTCCTATATGTCAATTTACATGAGATACATTCAAATTGATTTGTATCATGTCACATAGGGCTTACGTATTTAcatgttcaactttatacaagtatAAATGTCTACGTCTGATGAGGCCAACTtaaagagaatatatatatatattatcatatttgGATAAAAAGAGTAGTTGGAAAACAGAGAAAGGTGGTGAGGAGAGAAGGAGAAAGGTATTTGGTAACTAATTTACAAGCAGCAAGTCGCTTTGCCTTGTGTACTCCATCTCTAATTCTCACGTTACCtctattcttttttataaaaaaaaaactcataagaTTTACATTTGAAGGAGACGAATCAACTGCCTACTGATACCATTTTGAGCCAAATAATTGTAAATACTCACAACTTCCCTTGTATTTTAAAAACCAAAGGTAATTAGTTAACAAGCTTACTCCAATCTCGCCAAATATTAATCCTTTTGACGAATTAAACTTGTCTCAAAATATTCCATGTTTTGTAAAATAAGGTATTTATCACGGAAAATATAAGTTGAGATATGTATAAGTTGGTGTGTGATTAAAAAAAGAGCAACTTATGACTATAATTATAGGGTTATTGAATTTTAATAGCTATAAGTATGAAAAAAAGGGGCGCTGCTTCAATTCATTAGTGGACGGACATATATACAAGGTGTAAGATTTTACTTGTTGGGCATAAAAGCATGATATAGAGTGTTATATGCTTGTCCACTTCAAAACATGTGCTCTACAACCAAAAAACCAAATTTTAGCACTAAAAAGTTGTGGGGTTCTAATGGTCCAAACTTTTTCCAGACCcattgtctttttattttccCTTCAAAGTATGTCAATGTGGGCTCGTGCTTTTCGTCCTGTTTAATTTTTGACATGATATATCATATTTATAGGCGATTGATACATACATAAAATTTCTAGATAGAATTGAtacatttttaatcaaaaagtttcaagtatttataAAAAGGGGCACTCAGCAATTGTTTGTAGATTTCCTCCTACAAATTTTCTCATTAAGCATCTCTAATAACGACATGATATACATAAATTGAAGCTGGTGGTATTCCGATTTCTGTTGAATCGGTTTGTATCTCAACTTTcgatagatatacatatattgtAGATATTTTGCTGACATGTATACATGGTACTTCACAATATGACAAATAGATTCTTCAAAATTCGAATAGTTGACAACACTACACACGATcaaattcaattttgttttcACCAAGATAGAGAGCATAGGCACATATAGGGATTTGATAAAAATAGAGAATTCACACAATACAAGGAGTCCAATAAACATAATCATGCATTCATTGATATGATTAGAGATATTTACTGTGAGTTGTTAAAGGTATAGTGGAAACAATGTAGCCCATCCACGAACGGgttcaacatatatatagatataaagAATGAAGTGAAATTTCTTCAATAGACGGAAGAtgtataatatgtgtataaCTAGTGAATAATGTATGTATATTGGCTAGCGGCTATAAATATACTTTGGCTGCTGAGTGACCAAATGTGTGTACCTTCCCCAAAAATGAAAAACGCAAGCAAAACATTTTATCCAATCAAGAGCCCTAATTCAAAGAAAAGAAGCCTCCTTTTCAATGTCCGCCTAAAATAAAACTCCTTCCAATTACAAACAAATGATATGTTCTTCTGTGGCTCATACCTGGCTGTGACGAGTTTTGACTCgcaaatatttttcatggaGCCGTGGAACTGtattaactacaaaataaaCTATGTATATCTTGCACATTGAGGAAGGTTCATTTTCATCTTCTAAACTTTTACATAATTATCCTAGCTTCAACCGGTTGGCAAATCCTGCTAATGTAAGTTTGACTGTCTTATGTCACCCCTCCCCTCTTAGGGAAATGAAGAACGAATGATTCTATGTTTCTCCAACTGAACTGCATCTATGCACGTTTACTGCTGAATCCCAATTGATTACTGTTGGCCTTCCATTTCCATGATCCGTTTTATATGAAGGGCAGCTCTCACAACATTTCCCCTTGTTATTATTCCCACCTTCATTATATGACAATTCACTATTTAGCATATCACAAGGTAGAGAAGTACATATGCACAACAGCTAAGTCTCTGAATCTTACCAGCTTTCCATCACTATCTACAACAGGAAGCCGGCGATATTTTGTTTTGAGCAGAAGTCTGACAAATTAGACAAGTACAAATGAGATAAAACTGTTTGCTGCCTCGTCCTACTATGCAATAGAAACATAAAATTGGCTAAAGGAAGAACGCAGATTAAGAATAAATGATACTACCTTGCTGCATCCTCGAGATTGGTAGACTCCCTAACTACTAGTGGAGCAGGTGTCATCAAATCACCAACCACTTTCCCCTTGGTCTTACTTATCAACTTTTGAACCTCATTGAATGTCTGCATTTACAAGTCAAGTTGGATGTGTCAGAACTCCATTAGCTTTGTTTGTGGGGTCACAACAATTTTGGTTTTCCATACATAATTAAGTGCATTTTCATAGCTCCGACATACAGCAAAGCAAATGTCCTCGAGTTGAGGAAGGTAATCAGGTAACCATGTGTGCAAGTATTAGAGTAATGCAGATGATAATTAACACAAACACTGCCACCTGCACTAGTTCAGCATGGAAAAAGTAAATGCATTCAACTGTTCCAAAAGTTTCCTAAAGTAACGTGGAAATAAAAAGTCTACTAATTGATAAGGAGAACGACGGATGGTTCAGCATTGGAAGGAATATCTAGTTAGAAACATGCCATGCTAAGTACGATGAAATCCAAAACCGTATcacttaaaaatatataatcgtTGTGGTTCAAAAGCCACCTCAAACAATGCCCCGTAGGCTCTACAGACTCACACAAGCAGTCTGTGTTGCCTGTTTTTGCAGGATGCATTTCCTATGTTCTTTTCTTGATCAATTAATTAAAGGTTTGTTTTTAGTAGCTTGTGCAATCAGACGGAGTATAACACAATGTTATTAAGATTTGTGCCGCAGTGTAGTGTCTAATGCAACTTTCACTTGCTAttaaagtaaatgaaaatgCCTGTAAATTGTTCAAGTCCACGGTTTTCATTTGGCCTTTTCCCCCTCTCTTTGCAATGCCTTTTATCTCTCAAACTATAAAATAATTCGTCTGGATGCTTTCTTTGAGAAGGAAAAAATGCAACTTGTTATAGATTTGTGTAACAAGATCAGATTGGCTGAATTTGGATATTGTGGAAGTTTGGTTTAAATTCGATTGATAGCTCAAACCTAACTAATCATTGACCTAGCGGCTAGCATTTCTATTCACCGGGTATAAGAACAGATCTAATTATAACATGTTGCTTGACCCATGAACCCATCCAAATCTATTCCCAGCTGCCAAATTCCCAACAGCTTAAGGACGGCTTCCTCAAAATGCTTGTCCAAGTGAAACTGGAAATTCTCCAAATACTAACTCGAACACTTAAGTGATCTTTACTGATGCTCTTGGTTTGCAGTTAGTTATAAGCAATTGCAAAAATAAGAAACATTTACGTTCTATCAATATGTTCATAGTAATTATCCGGCTCACAAAGCTGGTTCTATCGTTGCTACAACTGGAATCCAATGTCATCCCAGCATAATTGATAGAAGCTAATGATTAGCTTCCACATTTACTCACAGAGAAAAGGAACAGTTGATCACTAAACACTATACTTGTTAATGATTTAAAAAACTCATGATCAGTACTTTTGTCCATATGAAGTTTCTTGGAAGAGTAAAGGTTTAAACTCTTTAAGTCCTGTTTATAAATAGAACCACTACAAATAGTGCAGCAGGTTACATGAAGAGTTGGAGAAGTAAAACAATCATGAGGTTGTCCGCAATCTTGGTCATCAATCACTTTCTTTTGAGTTCCTATACATTGGAGGCAAGATCCTCTTTAGGGGACAACTATACCACTTATGATATCAATAATTAAGCATGTCAAAGATTTAACGATAAAAGTTGTTCTCTCCCCAGTTAATTTGTTCTCAGGGTCTTCATAATTTATTAGACGAAGTATCCTCTTCTCTGAAAATGACTACAAGGCTAATGCTAATAGCTTTCTATGCAAAAATTAAGATTATTTGTACCTTCCTATAagtagaaatattttaaatttggggTTTTGcactgataaaaaaaattgtatgcaAGGAACTAGAAAATTAGATGATCAACAAGCATCCAAGAGATAATCTagcaacaaaacaaaatatgctTACTTTCCAGTTGCTGCCCACTTCGGGGAACATGTTTGCATCAGCTCCTCCTGTACCTAAGAAAAAGGGCAAGAGATGCACTTTATTCTCCTCTGGAGATAATGCTTTGGCAGGAGTACGAGGACTCCCAAATAATGGACAATTTTAGAATCCAACTTAAAAGAACTATGATCAGTCTTCAGAAGGAGGCAATCAGTTCCAATTTCCCTTATGGCAGAAAAAAGCGACCAACACAGATACCAAAAGGTTCCATGTCTGGTCGAAAGGGATGCCTAAAACCAATGAATCTTCTCTTCTAACTCCAAACAATATTGTTCTAGCATCAGAACTAAAAGTTATACCTGATACAGAGTCCAGAGCCAATAGATCATAATCAGAAACAAGACCAACCTGCAGCAGAAGAGAACTTCAAGCTTTGGAGTGAAATATCTTTGAAATATCATAATACTTGACGAGCATTTTATTAAGAAATAACTTTGAACTTAATATCTTAATCTAATGTATATGATTATATCCATATGATACACACAAGCATAAATAGGAGCGCAACATAAGCACTCTTAGTTTCATATTTGTCGTACTGCCAGCGACATGTTCtattaactaaataattttcttaaattttgatgagCACTCAAAATACTTAACTCCAGAACATACTTGGAATATACCAAAAACTCAGTCCCTAGAAAGTAAAATTACTAAAAGTGATAGATAAAGAAGATATTCCTATTCACGTGCCATcaaataatttagaaatcaaCTATCAAGAATAAAAGAGTGAAAAGTTCATTGCCTTATATTGCCAGGAGAAAATTACTGCTTTATACTTCATGTTTTGTTGACAAAAGCATTCCAATTTATGTATGatcaaagaaatattttatggGAAATGGAAAGAGTTTGAAGAACTGCAAAAGATTCAGAGATAATATTCAAACTtctatagaaaatattttatggaaaatgaaaagaaatttaCAAACTTCTGTTTCTTGGACTACTTCATTTGAATAGACATCATGACTATTGATCAATAAAAACTACAATGCAACActgacaaagaaaagaaagtaaatgACAAAGACGGAATCATTAATGTCATCACTTTCAGAAGATCGTTggaaatcaaaccaaaaaatagAAACTTCTTTGATCAAGTCTATCTACACCAAGTTCCAATAGAAACgcagaaagaaaagaaaacattaaaCATGAGTGAAGATCATTTATCATGGTGGTAAGATAAGTAGCTCTTCAACACTATTTGAGGTGGTGgtatgcaacaaaaaaaaatctacttaCGAAAAGCTGTAAATTGtaacaaacaaagaaaaatatcaaggtATCAGAACTAAGATGATTTAGCTATAACTAGTATGTTATCATATCACCAACTATGAGAATTTCCAATAGACATATGAAGAAAATAACATTCTCTTATTTGTTAATATGCAATGCTCTGTTTTAAGCTTTTGCCTAAAGGTCCCCATCTGAGTAAAGGATGAGTTCTTAAATGACAAAGACTATGCCCTATATTATCGTattctacaacaacaacaacaacaacaaattcagtgtaattccacaagtaGCGTCTAGGGAGAGTGATGTGTATGCAGCCTAATCCCTACTTTGTAAgggtagagaagttgtttcaGATAGACCTCTggctcaagtaaagcatatcaaAAATAGTATGAAAGGGAATACAGTAGTAAAGAAGCCAATTAGAAAATACTGAAGAAAAGAATAGcagcaacaacaaataaaacgGTAACCGGGGTAAAAGGCCAGAGCGAAGGAAACAACATGTAATAATAAATCGAAGACTCAGAtagtaaaagagtaataataatgaTACTGAAAAGAGAAATTATACAACTCTTGACTACCCATTAACCTTCTACCCAAATCCTCAACCTCCACATCCTCCTAGCTAGAATCATATTCTCGGTAACTTGTAGATATGTCATGTCTTGTTTTATCACCTCTCTTCAATACTTCTTTGGCATACCTTTACATCTCCTCATACTTACAATAGCAACCTCTCATATCTCCTCACTAGGACCTCCTCATTAGGACAACTGGGCGTCTCCGTTTCACATACCCGAACCATCTTAACCTCACCTCCGGCATCTTGTCCACCatagaggccactcccaccttgtcCCCTATATCTCATTCTAAATTTTATCTCTCCTATATGCCCACACATTCATCTCAACATTCTCATTTTCGTTACTTTCATATTTTGGACATGCGAGTTCTTGACTGGCATGCATCATTAGAGACATCTAGCATTGCAATCTATCTAACTTTAATGTTCCACATGTATCATTAAAGACCTTTATTTTCGACAAGATAGATATTGCAGAGGACTTAAATTGTTCCTAacattttgatataataatttttatttttatgaaatgaaTGAGAAATAAGGAATAATTCTTGAAGCAGTCTTCAATCGCTTCCTTTTAGTACTCAATTTACtacatttccttttttagaaaGATCTCCCTTTTAAGTGGTTTTGTTTCTGTTCCCTTTTAACTGTAGTGAATTCAAAAGTGATTTTCCAATGTAACGTGAAAGTCACTCGATACCTACCCCCACCAACCTCTAACCCCATTGCCCACATATCTTTCCCTTCCTTGCTAACCACAGCCACATCCCTAGCATCTGCCCAACATCCCTACATAAGCCCTTCCCGGCTTCCCCTCACCCTCCATGAATAAGAAGCTAAGATGTTTGCTCTCCTTTTTGGttttgacaaatttatttttatttcctatTTTCCATTCTATGTACCTGTTCCGAGGTTTTGTTTTAGTTCTCTTTTACACCCTTCCAGCAGTCAAGTGCTTTACACACAGCACAACAAAAGAGCCcttaatttttcattcataCCAAACTGAAATGTTACAAAGTGAAACAATTCAAAGGTTGAGGATGAAATCAAGACCAAACTTATAGTTGGAAACCATTTCAGAAATATATTCAAGGAATTAGCTTTTAAGTAGGATTTAGTT
The Solanum stenotomum isolate F172 chromosome 12, ASM1918654v1, whole genome shotgun sequence DNA segment above includes these coding regions:
- the LOC125848275 gene encoding uncharacterized protein At4g06744-like, which encodes MSARNFISTAQLLVILIFFISSFFHVNALTSSVKNGREAIEVIIGGGGDVPSIAPAYPPYSYSPPPQEPLCPLPPPPPEPLCPPPMPPPPPPEPLCPPPMSPPPPPPPIIPNPPKLSPPPPKPPKIPNPPKLSPRPPPPTPNYLLASAISVIQRFRKTITSDPSGITKTWVGNDICKDPTKYIGFICNNNKVVAVNFNGRNFKGNPLSLKDFINGIPTLEIFHSNSNNFTGEIPNNISTQSIPNLFELDLSNNKYVGFFPKAVLGATRLTYLDLRFNQIKGPVNPQVFTLDLDILFLNNNCFSGKIPENLGRTAALYLTLANNKFIGEIPKSIGHAKGNLLEVLFFNNQLTGCLPYEIGMLKLASVFDASKNKLTGPIPQSFGCLEQMEVMDLSYNQLYGEVPETLCKISSLEELTLKYNYFTQIGPECRKLVKENVLDIGMNCIIDLENQRKPEECETFFLQKRNCRDMKSLSYVPCKIHDFSSRNSSSGRAHTGDARTRSTTYAALKKPHH
- the LOC125848294 gene encoding protein IRX15-LIKE-like — encoded protein: MKNNIGNNTKLILLHPYIQKQGTSYRLWVLAFISFLTIAFLLTLIYTRESFTTSSVAAVSSITASTNPPLSKAVVRALTHYASNSNNTERMSYTDIKQIADVLRQCQQPCNLLVFGLTHETLLWKALNHNGRTVFIDENRYYAAYIEEKYPEIEAYDVQYTTKLSEMKELIAAVKEQIRNECKPVQNLLFSECKLGINDLPNQFYEVNWDVILVDGPRGYWPEAPGRMSAIFTAGVLARSKKCGNPKTHVFVHDFNKKVDRITSEEFLCKENLVNSKDMLGHFVIGRMDPNSYTFCRNHI
- the LOC125848302 gene encoding CBS domain-containing protein CBSX1, chloroplastic-like, with product MASISPSGLSLRRSSAAFHHQLPCLLLSLPCHKVATFAKCFLSVRLWNSRKHFSVTASNTLTANSIEPRNGVYTVGDFMTRKDELHVVKPSTSVDEALEILVERRITGFPVVDDDWRLVGLVSDYDLLALDSVSGTGGADANMFPEVGSNWKTFNEVQKLISKTKGKVVGDLMTPAPLVVRESTNLEDAARLLLKTKYRRLPVVDSDGKLVGIITRGNVVRAALHIKRIMEMEGQQ